The Mesorhizobium sp. B1-1-8 genome contains a region encoding:
- a CDS encoding ABC transporter substrate-binding protein → MKLFHAFVALALGIMLMAAPARAVDLSIVSGDTGNGIKVLREILDRYEKQSGNKVTIVVLPPSTTDQFGLYRLWLAAGNTDIDVYQTDVIWAPQLASQLVDLTEATRDIVAEHFPSIIQSQTVNGRLVALPIFTDAPALYYRKDLLDKYGAKVPATWKELADTARLVVDKERAAGNKDIWGFVFQGNAYEGLTCDALEWVMSNGGGQIIEPDGTVSINNPRAAAALDMARGWIGTISPPGVLAYQEEESRGVWQTGNAVFMRNWPYAYALGNSADSPIKGEFDVAPLPAGTGEGARPVATLGGWNLAVSKYSKHRDAAIELVKFIASPQMQKYRTLKTANLPTIEALYDDADIARQQPIVPRWKQIFLNAVPRPSATVKIKYNEASSQFWTAVHNTMSGEGSAAGNLADLEARLTKLKGKGW, encoded by the coding sequence GTGAAGCTCTTTCACGCCTTTGTTGCGCTTGCGCTCGGCATCATGCTGATGGCCGCTCCGGCCCGCGCGGTCGATCTGTCGATCGTGTCGGGAGACACCGGCAATGGCATCAAGGTGCTGCGCGAGATACTCGACCGCTATGAGAAGCAAAGCGGCAACAAGGTCACTATCGTTGTCCTGCCACCATCGACGACCGACCAGTTCGGCCTTTACCGGTTGTGGCTTGCCGCCGGAAACACCGACATCGACGTCTACCAGACCGACGTCATCTGGGCGCCGCAGCTCGCCAGCCAGCTCGTCGACCTGACGGAGGCGACCAGGGATATCGTGGCTGAGCATTTCCCGTCGATCATCCAGTCGCAGACCGTCAATGGCAGGCTGGTGGCGCTGCCGATCTTCACCGATGCGCCGGCGCTCTATTACCGCAAGGATCTGCTCGACAAATACGGTGCCAAGGTGCCGGCCACCTGGAAGGAGCTGGCCGACACCGCCAGGCTGGTCGTGGACAAGGAGCGCGCGGCCGGCAACAAGGATATCTGGGGCTTCGTCTTCCAGGGCAACGCCTATGAGGGGCTGACCTGCGATGCGCTCGAATGGGTGATGTCGAATGGCGGCGGCCAGATTATCGAGCCGGACGGAACGGTTTCTATCAACAACCCGAGAGCCGCGGCCGCGCTCGACATGGCCAGGGGCTGGATCGGCACCATCTCGCCTCCCGGTGTGCTTGCCTACCAGGAGGAGGAATCGCGCGGCGTCTGGCAGACCGGCAATGCGGTTTTCATGCGCAACTGGCCTTACGCCTATGCGCTCGGCAACAGCGCGGATTCGCCGATCAAGGGCGAGTTCGACGTGGCGCCGCTGCCGGCTGGCACAGGCGAGGGCGCCCGCCCCGTGGCGACGCTCGGCGGCTGGAACCTGGCGGTCTCCAAATATTCGAAACACCGGGATGCCGCGATCGAGCTGGTCAAGTTCATCGCCTCGCCGCAGATGCAGAAATACCGCACGCTGAAGACGGCCAATCTGCCAACCATAGAGGCGCTCTATGACGATGCTGATATCGCCAGGCAACAGCCGATCGTGCCGCGCTGGAAGCAGATTTTCCTCAACGCGGTGCCGCGCCCGTCGGCCACCGTCAAGATCAAATACAACGAGGCGTCGAGCCAGTTCTGGACGGCCGTGCACAACACCATGTCGGGCGAAGGCAGCGCCGCCGGCAATCTGGCAGACCTTGAAGCGAGGCTGACCAAGTTGAAGGGCAAGGGCTGGTGA
- a CDS encoding carbohydrate ABC transporter permease: MAQRVRSAWLFLAPMLAVLAAVAGWPLLRTVYFSFTDASLADLDARQFVGFANYFSVLRLPSGRVLYDGLLVDPVWWGAVWNTARFTVISVTCETVLGTIVALVLNANFPGRGIVRAAILIPWAIPTIVSAKMWQWMLNDQFGIINVVLVNLGLISHKIAWTARADTAMAAVLIVDIWKTTPFMALLILAALQMLPREIIEVARLDGANPWQIFWKVTLPLIRPAVMVAVIFRALDALRIFDLIYVLTPNNVHTKSMSVFTRENLFEFDKFAYGSAASTLFFLILALLTISYIRIGRISLDGGR; the protein is encoded by the coding sequence ATGGCGCAGCGCGTGCGCTCTGCATGGCTGTTCCTGGCGCCGATGCTTGCGGTGCTGGCCGCCGTTGCCGGCTGGCCGCTGCTGCGCACCGTCTATTTCAGTTTCACGGACGCTTCGCTGGCAGACCTCGATGCCCGCCAATTTGTCGGCTTCGCCAATTATTTCTCGGTGCTGCGCCTGCCGAGCGGCCGGGTGCTCTATGACGGGCTGCTTGTCGATCCGGTCTGGTGGGGCGCGGTCTGGAACACCGCACGCTTCACTGTGATCTCGGTGACGTGCGAGACGGTGCTCGGCACGATCGTCGCCCTGGTGCTCAACGCCAACTTCCCCGGCCGCGGCATCGTCAGGGCGGCCATCCTCATCCCCTGGGCGATCCCGACGATCGTCTCGGCCAAGATGTGGCAATGGATGCTCAACGACCAATTCGGCATCATCAATGTCGTGCTGGTCAATCTCGGCCTGATCAGCCACAAGATCGCCTGGACCGCCAGGGCCGACACGGCGATGGCGGCCGTACTCATCGTCGATATCTGGAAGACGACGCCGTTCATGGCGCTGCTGATCCTTGCAGCACTGCAGATGCTGCCGCGCGAGATCATCGAGGTCGCCAGGCTCGACGGCGCCAACCCATGGCAGATTTTCTGGAAAGTGACGTTGCCGCTCATCCGCCCGGCGGTGATGGTGGCCGTCATCTTCCGCGCGCTCGATGCGCTGCGCATCTTCGATCTGATCTATGTGCTGACGCCCAATAATGTGCACACCAAATCGATGTCGGTGTTCACCCGCGAGAACCTTTTCGAGTTCGACAAGTTCGCCTACGGCTCAGCCGCCTCGACCCTGTTTTTCCTGATCCTCGCGCTGCTTACGATTTCCTACATACGGATCGGCCGCATCAGCCTCGACGGAGGCCGTTGA